One Clostridium estertheticum DNA segment encodes these proteins:
- a CDS encoding glycosyltransferase: MENISNISLDPKACDKKTIVFFVKQGLDSFLEDIINGLSGEYLTKKIIVTDFKQIDEEMELADICWFEWCDELISYGSKINLAKQKKIICRIHSYEAFTDYPANVDWGNVDKIIFVAEHIKNFVIENFSIDEEKTIVIPNGIDDEKWTFAERRPGFNIAYVGYINYKKGPMLLLHAFKSIYDKDNQYKLFIAGKFQDHRDVLYFNQMIKEFGLEDNVVYEGWQDNLDKWLEDKNYILCTSILESQNMSVMQAMVKGIKPIIHNFVGAKNIYTHSLVWNTINEAVDMITDNEYNSKEYYSFVLNGFELHQQLEKLKVVFANLLQTKETTMIEQPLVTIGITNYNGREYLSKCVDSFINQTYKNIEILLIDDCSTDGSEEIIKDYEEKYKNIHAIYHSVNSGGASKGIQEIINNAKGKYFQWIACDDFPERDAIYKFVDYLEKNPSKDYVYSNFNIVNQDNIKVNQWKYQVCSQNKVVEHIFKSASGVIPMNCLYRLSFFKDNKINWIVYRDNDFSADTLNSLQFIKYNWNYGKIDGAVINYRIHSNNLSHNLQKRIASAVSIFDYIIKNFKDEVYASEIQWNEFENRNQLKNYVIAQFYYDQIENHVNMNAIPEYVKGNVTKEELVKYCFVFAKEGMKYVDEGLDQGIDFLSELFKLKELYGKYMEEIKDLGVI, translated from the coding sequence ATATTATTAATGGATTATCAGGTGAATATTTAACTAAAAAGATAATTGTAACAGATTTCAAACAAATTGATGAAGAGATGGAATTGGCTGATATATGCTGGTTTGAATGGTGTGATGAACTAATATCCTATGGAAGTAAAATTAATCTTGCAAAGCAAAAGAAAATTATATGTAGAATACACAGTTATGAGGCCTTTACAGATTATCCAGCTAATGTTGATTGGGGAAATGTGGATAAAATCATATTTGTGGCAGAACATATTAAAAATTTTGTTATTGAAAACTTTAGCATAGATGAAGAAAAAACAATAGTAATCCCTAACGGTATTGATGACGAAAAATGGACATTTGCTGAGAGAAGACCTGGATTTAATATTGCTTATGTAGGTTATATAAATTATAAAAAAGGGCCCATGTTATTATTACATGCTTTTAAAAGTATTTATGATAAAGATAACCAATATAAATTATTTATTGCTGGTAAGTTTCAAGATCATAGAGATGTGCTGTATTTCAATCAAATGATAAAAGAATTTGGATTAGAAGATAATGTAGTTTATGAGGGCTGGCAGGATAATCTAGATAAGTGGCTAGAAGATAAAAATTATATACTATGTACAAGTATCCTAGAATCACAAAACATGAGTGTTATGCAAGCTATGGTGAAGGGAATAAAACCTATAATTCATAATTTTGTTGGTGCAAAAAACATATATACTCATTCCTTAGTTTGGAACACAATAAATGAGGCTGTTGATATGATAACTGATAATGAATATAATTCAAAAGAATATTATTCATTTGTTTTGAATGGTTTTGAACTTCATCAACAATTAGAAAAACTAAAGGTAGTATTTGCAAATCTACTCCAAACTAAAGAAACTACCATGATTGAGCAACCATTAGTTACTATAGGGATAACAAATTATAATGGCAGGGAATATTTATCTAAATGTGTAGATTCTTTTATAAATCAAACTTATAAAAACATTGAAATTTTACTTATTGATGATTGCTCAACGGATGGTTCTGAAGAAATAATCAAAGATTATGAGGAAAAATATAAAAATATACATGCAATATATCATAGCGTGAACTCAGGTGGAGCATCAAAAGGAATTCAAGAAATAATTAATAATGCAAAGGGGAAATATTTTCAGTGGATTGCTTGTGATGATTTTCCTGAAAGAGATGCTATTTATAAATTTGTAGACTATTTAGAGAAAAACCCTAGTAAGGACTATGTATATAGTAACTTTAATATAGTAAATCAAGATAATATAAAAGTTAACCAATGGAAATACCAGGTTTGCTCACAAAATAAAGTTGTTGAGCATATTTTTAAGTCGGCCTCCGGTGTAATACCTATGAATTGTCTATATAGATTGAGTTTTTTTAAAGATAATAAAATAAATTGGATAGTATATAGGGATAACGATTTTTCCGCAGATACATTAAATTCACTACAGTTTATAAAATATAATTGGAATTATGGAAAGATTGATGGCGCAGTAATAAATTATAGAATTCATTCAAATAATCTATCACATAACCTACAAAAAAGAATAGCTTCAGCCGTTTCAATTTTTGATTATATAATTAAAAATTTTAAGGATGAAGTATATGCTTCAGAAATTCAATGGAATGAATTCGAAAATAGAAATCAATTAAAAAATTATGTGATAGCACAATTTTATTATGATCAAATTGAAAATCATGTAAATATGAATGCAATACCTGAATATGTAAAAGGAAATGTAACCAAGGAGGAATTAGTGAAATATTGCTTTGTATTTGCAAAAGAGGGAATGAAGTATGTTGATGAAGGCTTAGATCAAGGAATAGATTTTTTAAGTGAACTTTTTAAACTAAAAGAATTATATGGTAAGTATATGGAAGAAATTAAAGACTTAGGAGTGATTTAG
- the wecB gene encoding non-hydrolyzing UDP-N-acetylglucosamine 2-epimerase, with product MKVMTILGTRPEIIRLSLIIRKLDKNCDHVLVHTGQNYSSLLNDIFFQELNIRKPDYYLQVPADSFGMQVGKLLQLIEEIILSEKPDKILILGDTNSGLSAIIAERLGIPVFHMEAGNRCFDLKVPEEKNRRIIDAVSTYAMPYTSGSRENLLKDGISKDKIFVSGNPIFEVLRYYNENIEKSDILSHLNLEKGRYILATIHRAENVDVKERLEIILNAINSVQKEFNCKIIFSVHPRTKSKIDEFGFLNNNKNIIYSEPFGFFDFVKLEKNGAFVLTDSGTVQEECCIFQIPTITIRDSTERPETVECGSNVVSGVNYEKIIMCSRLMANANIWWSYPEGYIDNNVSSKVLNFLLSN from the coding sequence ATGAAAGTAATGACGATTCTAGGGACTAGACCAGAAATAATAAGACTATCATTAATTATAAGAAAATTAGACAAGAACTGTGATCACGTCTTAGTTCATACAGGTCAGAACTACTCTTCACTGTTAAATGATATATTCTTTCAGGAACTTAACATTAGAAAACCTGATTACTATTTACAAGTACCAGCAGATAGTTTTGGCATGCAAGTGGGGAAATTACTACAACTTATAGAAGAAATTATATTAAGTGAAAAACCCGATAAAATACTAATACTCGGGGACACAAATAGTGGTTTATCTGCAATTATAGCTGAGAGATTGGGCATACCAGTATTTCATATGGAAGCAGGTAATAGATGTTTTGACTTAAAGGTTCCAGAGGAGAAAAATCGAAGGATAATAGATGCAGTTTCAACTTATGCGATGCCATATACTTCAGGAAGTAGAGAAAATCTTCTAAAGGATGGTATATCAAAAGACAAAATATTTGTATCAGGAAACCCAATATTTGAAGTACTGAGATATTATAATGAAAATATTGAAAAAAGTGATATTTTAAGTCACTTAAATTTAGAAAAAGGCAGATATATATTAGCCACCATTCATAGAGCGGAAAATGTGGATGTAAAAGAACGTTTAGAAATAATACTAAATGCTATTAATTCAGTGCAAAAGGAATTTAATTGTAAAATAATCTTTAGCGTTCATCCAAGAACTAAAAGCAAGATAGATGAATTCGGTTTTCTAAATAATAATAAGAATATAATTTATAGTGAACCTTTTGGATTTTTCGATTTTGTTAAACTTGAGAAGAATGGGGCATTTGTGTTAACAGATAGTGGTACGGTTCAAGAGGAATGTTGCATATTCCAAATACCTACAATTACAATTAGAGATTCAACTGAAAGACCAGAAACAGTTGAATGTGGAAGTAATGTGGTTTCAGGTGTTAATTATGAGAAAATTATTATGTGTTCAAGGCTTATGGCAAACGCAAATATCTGGTGGAGCTATCCAGAGGGTTATATTGACAATAATGTTTCCAGTAAAGTTTTAAATTTCTTATTATCAAATTAG
- a CDS encoding dTDP-4-dehydrorhamnose reductase family protein has translation MKKILVLGATGMAGHMISNYFKTLSEKYVVFDICHTVKLEEKSIVLDIHDLNLLNTIIAELNPDIIINSIGILNRNAEDDPSNTIFINSYFPRYLEKQFKNTNTKLIHLSTDCVFSGDTGNYNENSVPDGMDLYAKTKVLGEINNNKDLTVRTSIIGPELKTNGTGLFHWFMRQTGTVTGYSKVMWSGVTTLQLAKCLDLMIENNLNGLYNLTSKASISKYELLKIVNSVFEKSILIENFGQIKNDKSLISIRNDFPVKVPTYTEMLSELKNWMVKNRQLYSQYFL, from the coding sequence GTGAAAAAAATTTTAGTTCTAGGTGCTACGGGTATGGCAGGACATATGATTAGCAACTATTTTAAAACCTTGTCAGAAAAATATGTAGTGTTTGATATATGCCATACTGTTAAGTTAGAAGAAAAGTCTATAGTCTTAGATATACATGATTTAAACTTATTAAACACAATTATTGCAGAACTTAATCCAGATATCATAATCAATTCTATTGGAATCCTTAATAGAAATGCTGAAGACGACCCATCTAACACTATATTTATTAATTCTTATTTCCCAAGATACCTAGAAAAACAATTTAAAAATACTAATACTAAGCTTATTCATCTAAGTACAGATTGTGTTTTTTCGGGTGATACAGGTAATTACAATGAAAATTCTGTGCCTGATGGGATGGATCTATATGCTAAAACTAAAGTACTGGGTGAGATAAATAATAATAAAGATTTGACAGTGCGAACTTCAATCATTGGACCAGAACTAAAGACTAATGGTACAGGACTTTTTCATTGGTTTATGAGGCAAACTGGAACAGTTACTGGCTATTCTAAAGTTATGTGGTCAGGAGTTACTACGTTGCAACTGGCTAAGTGTCTGGACCTAATGATAGAAAACAATTTAAATGGATTATACAATTTGACTTCTAAAGCTTCAATTAGTAAATATGAGTTATTAAAAATTGTTAATTCTGTATTTGAGAAATCTATACTAATTGAGAATTTTGGACAAATTAAAAATGACAAATCTCTCATTAGTATAAGGAATGATTTTCCTGTAAAAGTGCCTACTTATACTGAAATGCTAAGTGAATTAAAAAATTGGATGGTAAAAAACAGGCAGTTATATTCGCAATATTTTTTGTAA
- a CDS encoding SDR family NAD(P)-dependent oxidoreductase has protein sequence MFEDKSILITGGTGSWGNELTTQLLEMNPKQIIIYSRSELNQVNMQRKFNNTKLKFIIGDIRDYESIKQATKNVEYIFHLAALKHVPICEEQPYEAIKTNITGVKNLINAAIENNVVKVIDVSTDKAVEPINVYGMSKAIGEKLIIHASTITDKTKFVCIRAGNVLGTNGSVVPYFIDQVKKCNEISITDTEMTRYFLTLKQAIQLIFKAIKSSIGGETFVMKMPGYRIVDIASIIQDEFGNEHCSIKVIGKRPGEKLHEVLISKYEAKNAYIYDNDYFVILPQINIENLKEYYKKLNLNPLNKVQYSSNDYVLGYNEAKEMLIKGGFIENKENKII, from the coding sequence ATGTTCGAAGACAAATCTATTTTAATAACAGGAGGTACAGGTTCCTGGGGAAATGAGCTTACAACTCAACTTTTAGAAATGAATCCTAAGCAAATAATTATATATTCTAGAAGTGAATTAAACCAAGTCAATATGCAACGTAAATTTAATAATACTAAGTTAAAATTTATTATAGGGGATATAAGGGATTATGAGTCAATAAAACAAGCTACAAAAAATGTTGAGTATATATTCCATTTGGCGGCCTTAAAACATGTACCTATATGTGAGGAGCAGCCATACGAGGCAATCAAAACCAATATTACAGGTGTTAAAAACCTTATTAATGCAGCAATTGAAAATAACGTTGTCAAAGTAATTGATGTTTCTACAGATAAGGCTGTTGAGCCAATAAATGTTTATGGAATGTCAAAGGCTATTGGCGAGAAGTTAATAATTCATGCGAGCACTATAACTGACAAAACAAAATTTGTTTGTATAAGGGCGGGCAATGTACTAGGTACAAATGGAAGCGTCGTACCATATTTCATAGATCAAGTAAAAAAATGTAATGAAATTTCAATTACAGATACAGAAATGACAAGGTATTTCCTAACTTTAAAGCAGGCAATACAGTTAATATTCAAAGCAATAAAGAGTAGTATTGGTGGGGAAACCTTTGTAATGAAAATGCCTGGATATAGAATAGTAGATATCGCGAGTATTATACAAGATGAATTTGGAAATGAACATTGTAGCATTAAAGTAATAGGTAAAAGACCTGGTGAAAAGCTGCATGAAGTATTAATATCAAAGTATGAAGCTAAAAATGCATATATTTATGATAATGACTATTTTGTTATTCTACCTCAAATAAATATAGAGAATTTAAAAGAATATTATAAAAAATTGAATTTAAACCCTTTAAATAAAGTACAATATTCATCTAATGATTATGTATTAGGATATAATGAAGCTAAGGAAATGCTTATTAAAGGCGGATTTATTGAGAATAAAGAAAACAAAATAATATAA
- a CDS encoding sugar O-acetyltransferase, with amino-acid sequence MTEKEKMLSGKPYKAFGEELSSERQYAKEMIFDYNTLRPSQGDKQKEILKKLLGEVDNNFYIEPPFRCDYGYNISIGENFYSNYNCTILDCAKVTIGNNVMFAPNVSLFTAGHPVHYEARNAFIEYAFPINIGDNVWIGGGVIVNPGITIGDNVVIGSGSVVTKDIASNSIAVGNPCKIIRGITDEDKKYYFKKLKLNDKF; translated from the coding sequence ATGACAGAAAAAGAAAAAATGTTAAGCGGAAAACCATATAAAGCATTTGGAGAAGAATTATCATCTGAACGCCAATATGCAAAAGAAATGATTTTTGACTATAACACCCTACGCCCAAGCCAAGGTGATAAGCAAAAGGAAATTCTAAAAAAATTATTAGGTGAGGTTGATAATAATTTCTATATAGAACCACCATTCCGATGTGACTATGGGTATAATATTTCTATTGGAGAAAATTTTTATAGCAATTACAATTGCACTATTTTAGATTGTGCTAAGGTTACAATTGGTAATAATGTTATGTTTGCACCAAACGTAAGCCTTTTTACAGCAGGTCATCCTGTTCATTATGAAGCAAGAAATGCATTCATTGAATATGCTTTTCCCATTAATATAGGGGATAATGTTTGGATAGGAGGCGGGGTTATAGTAAATCCAGGAATTACTATTGGTGATAATGTAGTGATTGGATCTGGTAGCGTTGTAACTAAAGACATTGCATCTAATTCTATAGCTGTAGGTAATCCTTGTAAAATAATACGAGGAATTACGGATGAAGATAAGAAATATTATTTTAAAAAGTTAAAATTGAATGATAAATTTTGA
- a CDS encoding N-acetylmuramoyl-L-alanine amidase, producing the protein MKISIDAGHNCTPDGGAIGIKREDPLTKEVVGKIINKLQNTTTKIIDCTPYGQAFSNVGQSLQYRCSKANQSNSDLHLCIHFNAGGGEGVECYVTSQTAKNYAIKICNEIALLGYGNRGVKDGSHLFVVKNTNMPCVLVECAFIDSTKDMSMYNADLIANAIIKAVTGNLIPGNSVIAAFQAACNLSGITDKYGNKLVVDGVRSDLTSSALAKVILKKGTSSNLVKWLQTRLITLGFPCGSGGADGIFGASTLVAVKNFQAKNKLVVDGTVGTNTLNKLLD; encoded by the coding sequence ATGAAAATTTCAATAGATGCTGGGCATAATTGTACGCCAGATGGGGGGGCAATTGGAATCAAAAGGGAAGATCCTTTAACAAAAGAAGTTGTAGGGAAAATAATTAACAAACTACAAAATACGACTACTAAAATAATAGATTGCACACCTTATGGACAGGCATTTTCAAATGTAGGTCAATCTTTACAGTATAGATGTAGCAAGGCAAATCAATCAAATTCAGATTTGCATTTATGCATTCATTTTAATGCAGGAGGTGGTGAAGGTGTGGAATGCTATGTTACATCTCAAACTGCTAAAAATTATGCCATAAAAATTTGCAATGAAATAGCTTTGCTTGGATATGGGAATAGAGGTGTAAAAGACGGATCACATTTATTTGTTGTAAAGAACACTAATATGCCTTGTGTGCTTGTAGAATGTGCTTTTATAGATAGTACAAAAGATATGAGTATGTACAATGCAGATTTAATAGCAAATGCAATAATAAAAGCAGTTACCGGCAATCTAATACCTGGGAATTCTGTAATAGCGGCCTTTCAAGCAGCGTGTAACTTATCGGGCATTACAGATAAATATGGGAATAAGTTAGTTGTAGATGGGGTCAGAAGTGATTTGACGAGTAGCGCCTTAGCCAAAGTAATTCTTAAAAAAGGTACAAGTAGCAATTTAGTTAAATGGTTACAAACTAGACTTATTACTTTAGGATTCCCATGTGGTAGTGGTGGAGCAGATGGTATTTTTGGCGCTTCTACTCTTGTGGCAGTTAAAAATTTTCAAGCGAAAAATAAACTTGTAGTTGATGGCACTGTTGGAACTAATACTTTAAATAAATTATTAGATTAG
- a CDS encoding tellurite resistance TerB family protein, with translation MGIGDWLKDQKSKAEAGIKQFANKDFMEAVAAGCALIASADGEISSEEKQKMVGYINLNDSLKVFKLNDVLTRFNHYADMFAFDYNVGKAEAMKAITKMKSKPDAAKTLIAVCCSIGAADGTFDKDEIALVKEMCSNLGVNPADFKL, from the coding sequence ATGGGAATTGGTGATTGGTTAAAAGATCAAAAATCTAAAGCTGAAGCTGGAATTAAGCAATTTGCTAACAAGGATTTTATGGAAGCTGTAGCTGCAGGTTGTGCACTTATTGCAAGTGCTGATGGAGAAATAAGCTCAGAGGAAAAACAAAAGATGGTAGGGTATATTAATCTTAATGATTCATTAAAGGTTTTCAAATTAAACGATGTGCTAACAAGATTTAATCACTATGCAGATATGTTTGCATTTGATTATAATGTTGGAAAGGCAGAAGCCATGAAGGCAATTACTAAGATGAAAAGCAAACCAGATGCTGCAAAGACATTAATAGCAGTATGCTGTTCAATAGGCGCTGCAGATGGAACTTTTGACAAAGATGAAATTGCACTAGTTAAAGAAATGTGCTCAAACCTTGGTGTGAATCCAGCAGATTTTAAACTTTAA
- a CDS encoding TerD family protein, giving the protein MTVIAEKGKKIDLLAQDAVGKKIMICLGWEMPNEKDYSIDSAAFLLQVNGKVIDDNDFIFYNNPKSSNGAIVHKANKEKTMLMGKEQITIDVSMVDKNIDKISFTITIHEADIKKQNFKEFTNVFVKVIDAETKEEYCTYNICEDLKLETAIVACEIYRKGSNWKFAAIGSGFVGGLNDLCTKYGIDVVDEPITEVRKETPIILVPKETPIVSTTPKGTSKVNLSKIELKKKGDTISLEKKNDGKLGDIVVNLNWSQKKKTGFWGAAKGTDLDLGCLYELNDGTKRLVQALGKAFGDYTKPPYISLDNDDRSGTVTTGENLRINGNYLKNIKRILVYAFIYEGLSNWSQADGCVTIKQDNGPDIVINLDEHSSNKTMCAVALITNENNQTFKIERLVQYFSGHIEMDKAFGWGLKWTTGKK; this is encoded by the coding sequence ATGACTGTTATTGCTGAAAAGGGTAAAAAAATTGATCTGTTAGCACAAGATGCAGTGGGAAAGAAAATTATGATTTGTTTGGGATGGGAAATGCCAAATGAAAAGGACTATAGCATAGATAGTGCAGCTTTTTTACTGCAGGTAAATGGTAAGGTGATAGATGATAATGACTTTATTTTTTATAACAATCCTAAAAGCTCAAATGGAGCTATAGTACATAAGGCAAATAAAGAGAAGACCATGTTAATGGGCAAAGAGCAGATTACAATTGATGTGAGTATGGTTGATAAAAATATAGATAAAATATCATTTACAATAACAATACATGAAGCTGATATAAAAAAGCAGAATTTCAAGGAGTTCACTAATGTTTTTGTTAAAGTAATTGATGCAGAAACAAAAGAAGAATATTGTACATACAATATATGCGAAGATTTAAAGCTGGAAACTGCTATTGTTGCATGCGAAATTTATAGAAAAGGATCTAACTGGAAATTCGCGGCAATTGGTTCTGGATTTGTTGGTGGACTAAACGATTTATGCACAAAGTATGGTATAGATGTTGTGGATGAACCAATTACAGAGGTTAGAAAAGAGACCCCTATAATATTGGTTCCAAAAGAAACACCAATAGTATCGACTACTCCAAAAGGAACAAGCAAAGTTAATTTATCTAAGATTGAGCTAAAGAAAAAGGGGGATACAATTAGCCTTGAGAAAAAAAATGACGGTAAACTGGGTGACATAGTTGTAAATCTCAATTGGAGTCAAAAGAAGAAAACTGGTTTTTGGGGTGCAGCTAAAGGGACTGATCTTGACTTAGGGTGTCTTTATGAACTAAATGATGGCACAAAACGTTTGGTACAAGCACTTGGAAAGGCTTTTGGAGACTATACAAAACCACCATATATTAGTTTAGATAATGATGATAGAAGTGGAACTGTAACTACTGGTGAAAATTTAAGAATCAATGGTAATTATTTGAAAAATATAAAAAGAATTTTGGTATATGCTTTTATATATGAAGGTTTATCAAACTGGTCCCAGGCGGATGGATGCGTTACAATAAAGCAAGATAATGGACCTGATATTGTTATAAATCTTGATGAGCACAGCAGCAATAAAACTATGTGCGCAGTTGCATTAATAACAAACGAAAATAATCAGACCTTTAAAATTGAAAGATTGGTACAATACTTTTCAGGTCATATCGAAATGGATAAAGCCTTTGGATGGGGATTAAAATGGACAACTGGAAAAAAATAA
- a CDS encoding ABC transporter permease has translation MDNWKKIKEDRVLYLMLLLPLIYFIIFHLIPLAGMSLAFQDYRIIGDNVFVGLKHFKTLFSSASFFHVLKNTIIISTMKIVFFFPIPIIFSLLISEVRSLKFRKYVQSVVYLPHFLSWVVITGIWIKLLSPTTGGVNNILNVFNIPSIDFMTSKGYIRWVLVFSETWRSAGWDSIIYLAAIMRISPALYESARIDGASRFDEMIHITIPELVTTIVTVFILNLGFFMNAGFDQVFNFMNDSVISVIDILDTYVYRIGLINGQYAFATAASLFKGVIGIILIFTTHFLAKKISGKGLW, from the coding sequence ATGGACAACTGGAAAAAAATAAAAGAAGATAGAGTACTATATCTAATGCTTTTACTACCCCTTATATATTTTATAATATTTCATTTAATACCTTTAGCTGGTATGTCACTTGCATTTCAAGACTATAGAATCATAGGAGATAATGTTTTTGTAGGACTAAAGCATTTTAAAACCCTATTCAGCTCTGCTAGTTTTTTTCATGTACTTAAAAATACTATAATAATAAGTACTATGAAAATAGTATTCTTCTTTCCTATACCAATAATTTTCTCTTTACTTATAAGTGAAGTAAGATCATTGAAGTTTAGAAAATATGTACAATCAGTAGTATATTTACCACACTTTCTTTCCTGGGTGGTTATCACAGGTATATGGATTAAGCTATTATCGCCTACAACTGGAGGAGTAAATAATATCCTAAATGTATTTAATATACCCTCTATTGATTTTATGACAAGCAAAGGCTATATAAGATGGGTATTAGTTTTTTCAGAAACCTGGAGAAGTGCCGGGTGGGATTCAATAATATATTTAGCAGCTATAATGAGAATAAGTCCTGCACTATATGAATCCGCGAGAATAGATGGTGCATCTAGGTTTGATGAGATGATACATATTACAATACCAGAACTTGTAACCACTATAGTTACAGTATTTATTTTAAATTTAGGCTTTTTTATGAATGCAGGCTTTGATCAAGTATTTAACTTTATGAATGATTCGGTTATAAGTGTAATTGATATACTTGACACCTATGTGTATAGGATAGGATTAATAAATGGTCAGTATGCTTTCGCTACAGCAGCAAGCTTATTTAAAGGTGTAATTGGAATTATATTGATCTTTACCACACACTTTTTAGCGAAAAAAATATCTGGGAAAGGTTTATGGTAG
- a CDS encoding carbohydrate ABC transporter permease, with product MKNKENLVHFLFYTLLFIVTLTMLVPIVNLLALSLTDPARVKEVTGLTILPKGFSLDNYRVLFSNPQIMKSLFNSVFVTVIGTILNLGLTIMAAYALTRPGLVGKKVFMVILIIVMVFEPGLIPEYLLVKSIGLLDTYSSVILYKALNVYYLIILMRFFEEVPEALIDAARVDGAGHLTILFKILIPLSKSSIATIGLFYGVFHWNEYFRASIYLNDSAKWPLQLVLRQFVVLNDTTSMLGANSLLSFDKASQLSYKALQAGTIMIAVVPILLIYPFILKNYTKGTMEGGIKE from the coding sequence ATGAAAAATAAAGAAAATTTAGTTCACTTTCTGTTTTATACATTACTGTTTATTGTTACTTTAACTATGCTTGTACCAATTGTTAATTTACTAGCACTGTCACTAACTGACCCCGCTCGTGTAAAAGAAGTGACAGGACTTACTATTCTACCTAAAGGATTTTCTCTTGATAATTACCGAGTTTTATTTTCTAATCCTCAGATTATGAAAAGCCTTTTTAACTCAGTATTTGTAACTGTAATAGGCACTATATTAAATTTAGGTTTAACAATAATGGCGGCTTATGCACTTACAAGGCCAGGACTTGTGGGGAAAAAAGTTTTTATGGTAATTTTAATAATTGTTATGGTGTTTGAACCAGGATTAATTCCAGAATATTTACTAGTTAAAAGCATAGGACTTTTAGATACCTATTCTTCTGTAATTTTGTATAAGGCACTAAACGTATATTATTTAATTATACTTATGAGATTTTTTGAAGAGGTGCCAGAAGCACTTATTGATGCAGCAAGGGTAGATGGCGCAGGTCACTTAACTATTCTCTTTAAAATATTAATTCCACTTTCAAAGTCTTCCATTGCAACTATAGGACTATTTTATGGGGTTTTTCATTGGAATGAATATTTTAGAGCATCAATATACTTAAATGATTCGGCTAAATGGCCATTACAACTAGTGCTTAGACAGTTTGTAGTGTTAAATGATACCACATCAATGCTCGGCGCTAATAGTCTTCTATCTTTTGATAAGGCCTCTCAGCTAAGTTATAAAGCATTACAAGCAGGAACTATAATGATTGCAGTGGTTCCTATACTTCTAATATATCCGTTTATACTTAAAAATTACACAAAAGGAACAATGGAAGGGGGAATTAAAGAATAG